The DNA window CATCTCCAAGCCGGTGCACATCCTGACCACCAGCGCCACCCCGCGACGGGTGGTCAACATGACCGCCATCGCGGCGGTGGATGCGCAGATACGCGAACAGTTCGAACGACTGGATCGTCTCCTCAGCCAGCAGCGCGCACGCAACTATCAGGACATTTTCGAGATCAAACCGAGGGGAAAGAAGTGGCAAGAAGCCAATCCAAAGCAAGCAAGCTGATGCGTCAAGGTCGCGCAGCACCGGTCAGCAGTGGCGACGCAAAAGCGCTGTTCCTGATGACGACGCTGCTACTGCCATTGCCTGTGTTGGCGAGTTCTTACGAAGTAGGGGACGCAGACACTGGAAAAGGGGTGAAATTCAAAGCGCAGGTGTCCTACCTGAGGAACGAGAGCGAGGAGTCATGGGCTCGACCCGCCCTGGAGTTTGGCTGGGGATTTGCGCAGAGATTCGAGCTCACGGCCGGTAGCGGTTATGGGCTGTCCAATGTGCATGATGGAGATGAAGTAACCGGGCACGAAGGCCTGCGCCTGGCCATGAAATGGAGGTTCCTCGGCGACCTGGATCAGTCGTTCAAGGCCGCCATCGAACCCGAGCTGATACTTCCAACGGGAAGTCGATCCCTGCGGGGTGGTGACGACCGCACGCTCCTGACCTTGCCACTACGGGCGAGCAAGGAGTTCGAACGAACCCTGCTGACCGGTCAGATTGCATGGCAGCGACCATTGGGATCGGATGAGACATTCTGGAGCGTGGGCGGCTTGGCCGAGTATCAAGCGGTGCCCGGCCTGTGGCTTGGAGCAGAAATCATCCATGAAGAATCGAACAGCCAACAAGGCAAGTTCCAGCGAGGAAACGTGGGATTCCGCTGGGAAGTAGGGGAGAACTGGTCCTTGTTCGGAGCACTGGGCAGAAGTTTCAGCCACAACGAGGATGGCGTGCACACCTATGGCCGCTTGGGATTTGAGGTAGCGCTCAACTGAGCGATGCCGGTACTGCGATTCAACGTCGACAGCAAAGAAACAGGAATTTGCAAAGTGAGCTCATTGTGGCGAGGACGGATTGATCCGCCCGGGACGGCAGACACCTGCCGCTGGCACCAGGTTATACGGCCCATCGAAGTCGATGGCAGTCAGAAAGGCGGCATCGCCCTGTTGGGATTGGCATGCGACGAGGGCGTGCGCCGAAATGGCGGGCGGGTAGGAGCGCACGAAGGGCCAGATGCCTTGCGTCGCGCCCTGTCCAACTTGCCGGTCCTTCACACGCATGCCTTGTACGACGCAGGTGATGTGTCCTGCAAAGGAGATGCGCTGGAAGTGGCGCAGCAGGCTTACGCGCAGAGGGCCCGGCAACTGCTCGATGCCGGCCACTTCGTCATCGGGTTGGGGGGCGGACACGAGATAGGCTTTGCCAGCTATCTCGCCCTGGCTGCGCACTTGGGGGGAGCAGACAAGCGCATCGGAATATTCAACTTTGATGCGCACTTCGACCTCCGCGAAGCAGCTCGCGCCAGTTCGGGTACTCCGTTCCTTCAGGCCATCAACCACGCGCAATCGCGGGAGATGCGGCTGACCTACCACTGCATCGGTGCGAGCCGAACCGGCAACACCCCCCATCTGTTCGCCACAGCGGAGCGGTGCGGGGTTCGCTACATCGTCGAGGAAGAATTGTGCCCCTGGAACTGGATCGCACAAGCAGAACTGATTCGAGGCTGGTGCGATGAGGTAGATGCCATTTACGTGACCATCTGCCTGGATGTCTTGTCCCAGTCAGTCGCGCCAGGCGTAAGCGCGCCCAATGCAGGTGGCATGGCTCTGGAAGTACTGGAAGCGCTACTGGATTCGATCATGGCGACGGGAAGGACCGTGATCATGGATGTTGCGGAACTTTGCCCGGTCCTGGACCGCGACAATGCAACGGCGCGAGTAGCCGCGCGTCTGATTCATCGCGCTGTCAGTCGACTGTAGCGTTGGCTGCGTTGCCAACCCTGGGTCAGTTTCAGGAAAGGACGGAGGGTCTGCGCTGACCAGTAGCCGGCGACGCTGTGGCTGCGGGCCAAGGGATGCACCGTACGAAGGACTAGTCCATATTGTATTTCGCATAATGCAGCTTATGTACGGCGCATCTGGCGGTACTACCTCAGCGTCCTCAAGCTGCTGCTGGAACGACTCTTGCAGCGTAACCGAGCCTACTCGGCTGACAGGAGGAACCTGGCATGCAAATAGACCTGGACGGTGAATGGTATGGCTGGAAACAGCGCGGCCCCTACTTGGTCAGCCCTGAGGGCGACAAACTCACGTTGGAACGCATGAAAGGCATTGTGTGGCGACTGGAAATGGAGGCGCACGTCGCGAAGGCCAGAACCGCGCGCAAGCGCAAAAACGAAATCCAACGCGGTCAACACAAAGTAGTCATCGTCGATCTGGCCGACTGGCACTCTGAGCGATTTGGAAACCGGGCCGGCTAATTCGGTATACCATCCGGCCGTCACACACGGGGGCTGACATGGAACGCCGCGAACCGACCTTCGAGCCAGACGAACCAATCGAGTTCCGACCGCGAAGCTATCGCGGCCCTTCATCACCTGTGAGAAACCGAGACGAGTATCTGGTTCTCAAGGTCAGCACGGGAACGGGCCTCGGCTTCCTCATTGCACTCTTGGTTTACAACGCATTCGACCGCTATCAAGACCGAAAAGATGCGGAGTTCGCCCTGAAGCAACTCAGCACCGAGCTAGCCCGCCAGAACGCAGAAGATGAGCGATTCTTAAGGGAGAATTCGATAAATGCGCCTACCCGCGCCCCAGCCAGACAGCTGCTACGCCCATTAGCACCGGACGAGCGCTGCATCAAAGGAGACAGGTTCAAGCGTATAGATCGTGGCTGGGTCCAGATAGCCAAAGAGCCTTGCCGAGACTAAAACAAGGCTCGCTTGTACCCGCAGCGTTTACTCAGAAGCCGCCGCCACCTCCACCGCCTCCACCGCCACCACCGCCGGCACCGCCAGCACCGCCACCACCACCGCCACCGCCACCACGACGATCAATCAGCTCCTTAACCTCAGGGATATTGATAATCACGCGAACGCTATCCTCGGCGCGTTTTGACTTCAACAACGCAAGAACTGCAGTCACTAGTGATATTACGGCCGTGACCAAACTTAGAATCCCAGCAGTACAGTCCATGTCCAGCTCCATTGTTGGGGACGCGTTTCAAGCAATGGCTAGTCTAAGCAGAAACATCAATGGCGACGAGTACCGCCAGGTGGATCACATAGTAGGCAAGAAACAACCATTTGCAGCGGGCAACACTGCCTGGGAGCCTTCCCACCA is part of the Pseudoxanthomonas indica genome and encodes:
- the hutG gene encoding formimidoylglutamase yields the protein MPVLRFNVDSKETGICKVSSLWRGRIDPPGTADTCRWHQVIRPIEVDGSQKGGIALLGLACDEGVRRNGGRVGAHEGPDALRRALSNLPVLHTHALYDAGDVSCKGDALEVAQQAYAQRARQLLDAGHFVIGLGGGHEIGFASYLALAAHLGGADKRIGIFNFDAHFDLREAARASSGTPFLQAINHAQSREMRLTYHCIGASRTGNTPHLFATAERCGVRYIVEEELCPWNWIAQAELIRGWCDEVDAIYVTICLDVLSQSVAPGVSAPNAGGMALEVLEALLDSIMATGRTVIMDVAELCPVLDRDNATARVAARLIHRAVSRL